In Scylla paramamosain isolate STU-SP2022 chromosome 30, ASM3559412v1, whole genome shotgun sequence, the following are encoded in one genomic region:
- the LOC135115894 gene encoding uncharacterized protein LOC135115894 isoform X2, translating to MATKSLAILAMLWVCFLPAVAALPFPAGPSDEVWISEAFGEVLTKTSMSHCSLIFFLDSTSSYIYEALRLRVASTRIGGNVAFEVADEVGLNITITQAVAQARKMRMMSWCALMVVFSDNPIFLSVFAEMADKGRLMVWETRLLAITRLPLSNLQELLQNYWTFSMMNTMFMKMKETTGVNHCQLYGHMPYSPSGAQVVKLATLRPGHLLVYLKNRTLFPEKYENFYGMNVNISWLPLTPYWTEIKRLGPNGTEVNTYTGREYWIMENIGSILNFSLNPLPFIGAEAVRKRLRTREAFLWPVNLPVLPHMLNLFDISFFLEPSTLAFTMVKPSMKATWQSLYYPLRIEMNRNGKDKGPDAWLVMKQVLGTLLDEAIPGQLPLRSTTRIVLTAWLLFSFIVGTVYRSNLTASLTVIKHPPRITSFAELVDAGTKQVRCEYDGCYYYYYYYYYYYYYYYYYCCCCC from the exons ATGGCCACGAAGTCTCTCGCTATACTGGCAATGCTCTGGGTCTGCTTCCTACCTGCCGTGGCAGCTCTTCCATTTCCCG cTGGACCAAGTGATGAAGTCTGGATAAGTGAAGCATTTGGTGAAGTTTTGACAAAGACATCAATGTCTCActgttcccttattttctttttggacAGTACATCTTCCTATATATACGAG GCTTTAAGGCTCCGTGTGGCCTCAACAAGGATTGGCGGTAATGTGGCCTTCGAGGTGGCAGACGAAGTGGGGCTTAACATCACCATTACTCAAGCAGTGGCTCAGGCTCGAAAG ATGCGGATGATGTCCTGGTGTGCCTTGATGGTTGTCTTCAGCGATAACCCGATCTTCCTGTCTGTTTTCGCGGAGATGGCTGATAAGGGTCGGCTGATGGTGTGGGAAACAAGACTCTTAGCAATTACCAGGCTGCCTTTGTCGAACCTTCAGGAATTGTTACAGAATTACTGGACCTTCTCCATGATGAACACAATGTtcatgaaaatgaaggaaacaacTGGGGTAAACCA ctgccagCTATATGGGCACATGCCATATAGTCCAAGTGGAGCCCAGGTAGTGAAACTGGCAACTTTGAGGCCCGGCCACCTTTTAGTGTACTTAAAAAACAGAACACTCTTCCCTGAAAAGTATGAGAA TTTTTATGGTATGAACGTGAACATATCATGGCTCCCTTTAACACCCTACTGGACGGAAATAAAACGGCTAGGACCAAATGGTACTGAAGTAAACACGTACACGGGGAGAGAATACTGGATCATGGAAAACATAGGATCAATACTCAACTTTTCTCTCAATCCTCTTCCGTTTATAGGAGCGGAGGCC GTAAGGAAACGTTTGAGGACTCGGGAAGCTTTCCTGTGGCCTGTTAATCTACCAGTATTACCTCACATGCTGAATCTCTTTGACATCAGTTTTTTTCTGGAGCCATCCACCCTGGCCTTTACTATGGTTAAGCCGTCCATGAAAGCCACTTGGCAGAGCCTTTATTATCCACTCCGTATCGAG ATGAACCGCAATGGGAAGGACAAGGGACCTGATGCGTGGTTAGTAATGAAGCAAGTACTTGGGACACTGCTTGACGAGGCCATCCCAGGACAGCTGCCATTACGAAGCACTACAAGGATAGTATTGACAGCCtggctcctcttctccttcatcgtAGGAACAGTTTACCGCAGCAACCTCACCGCATCCCTTACTGTAATAAAGCATCCTCCCCGTATCACGAGTTTCGCCGAACTCGTCGATGCAGGAACCAAGCAAGTGCGCTGTGAATATGAtgggtgttattattattattattattattattattattattattattattattattattgctgttgttgttgttaa
- the LOC135115894 gene encoding uncharacterized protein LOC135115894 isoform X1, producing the protein MATKSLAILAMLWVCFLPAVAALPFPAGPSDEVWISEAFGEVLTKTSMSHCSLIFFLDSTSSYIYEALRLRVASTRIGGNVAFEVADEVGLNITITQAVAQARKMRMMSWCALMVVFSDNPIFLSVFAEMADKGRLMVWETRLLAITRLPLSNLQELLQNYWTFSMMNTMFMKMKETTGVNHCQLYGHMPYSPSGAQVVKLATLRPGHLLVYLKNRTLFPEKYENFYGMNVNISWLPLTPYWTEIKRLGPNGTEVNTYTGREYWIMENIGSILNFSLNPLPFIGAEAVRKRLRTREAFLWPVNLPVLPHMLNLFDISFFLEPSTLAFTMVKPSMKATWQSLYYPLRIEVWGLVLATVLVVYIVLMLMNRNGKDKGPDAWLVMKQVLGTLLDEAIPGQLPLRSTTRIVLTAWLLFSFIVGTVYRSNLTASLTVIKHPPRITSFAELVDAGTKQVRCEYDGCYYYYYYYYYYYYYYYYYCCCCC; encoded by the exons ATGGCCACGAAGTCTCTCGCTATACTGGCAATGCTCTGGGTCTGCTTCCTACCTGCCGTGGCAGCTCTTCCATTTCCCG cTGGACCAAGTGATGAAGTCTGGATAAGTGAAGCATTTGGTGAAGTTTTGACAAAGACATCAATGTCTCActgttcccttattttctttttggacAGTACATCTTCCTATATATACGAG GCTTTAAGGCTCCGTGTGGCCTCAACAAGGATTGGCGGTAATGTGGCCTTCGAGGTGGCAGACGAAGTGGGGCTTAACATCACCATTACTCAAGCAGTGGCTCAGGCTCGAAAG ATGCGGATGATGTCCTGGTGTGCCTTGATGGTTGTCTTCAGCGATAACCCGATCTTCCTGTCTGTTTTCGCGGAGATGGCTGATAAGGGTCGGCTGATGGTGTGGGAAACAAGACTCTTAGCAATTACCAGGCTGCCTTTGTCGAACCTTCAGGAATTGTTACAGAATTACTGGACCTTCTCCATGATGAACACAATGTtcatgaaaatgaaggaaacaacTGGGGTAAACCA ctgccagCTATATGGGCACATGCCATATAGTCCAAGTGGAGCCCAGGTAGTGAAACTGGCAACTTTGAGGCCCGGCCACCTTTTAGTGTACTTAAAAAACAGAACACTCTTCCCTGAAAAGTATGAGAA TTTTTATGGTATGAACGTGAACATATCATGGCTCCCTTTAACACCCTACTGGACGGAAATAAAACGGCTAGGACCAAATGGTACTGAAGTAAACACGTACACGGGGAGAGAATACTGGATCATGGAAAACATAGGATCAATACTCAACTTTTCTCTCAATCCTCTTCCGTTTATAGGAGCGGAGGCC GTAAGGAAACGTTTGAGGACTCGGGAAGCTTTCCTGTGGCCTGTTAATCTACCAGTATTACCTCACATGCTGAATCTCTTTGACATCAGTTTTTTTCTGGAGCCATCCACCCTGGCCTTTACTATGGTTAAGCCGTCCATGAAAGCCACTTGGCAGAGCCTTTATTATCCACTCCGTATCGAGGTCTGGGGATTAGTTTTAGCTACGGTCCTAGTTGTATATATTGTCCTTATGTTG ATGAACCGCAATGGGAAGGACAAGGGACCTGATGCGTGGTTAGTAATGAAGCAAGTACTTGGGACACTGCTTGACGAGGCCATCCCAGGACAGCTGCCATTACGAAGCACTACAAGGATAGTATTGACAGCCtggctcctcttctccttcatcgtAGGAACAGTTTACCGCAGCAACCTCACCGCATCCCTTACTGTAATAAAGCATCCTCCCCGTATCACGAGTTTCGCCGAACTCGTCGATGCAGGAACCAAGCAAGTGCGCTGTGAATATGAtgggtgttattattattattattattattattattattattattattattattattattgctgttgttgttgttaa